One Primulina tabacum isolate GXHZ01 chromosome 10, ASM2559414v2, whole genome shotgun sequence DNA segment encodes these proteins:
- the LOC142504838 gene encoding uncharacterized protein LOC142504838: MASVPATTNPPHACAETVDEITRIYQTLPPRPSIEVVEAAISVVQTVETEKALQLEDISKQAPPEDVPPEIFSVLQEVRKSMVLFRCLEQKKEAAHLIEQDKIFQVFDELIQKVSAMVSGDDYVEKEYDSGSVDDEFEESVVRTAKTCDEVDSKRVNEFKGSLPIFSKTDAIVPSSAKEEAEAEKLDLLDLAAVIENSARKKANILDLRGKLVDKVEWLPLSLGKLSTLTELYLSENRIMALPTSIADLSALMILDAHGNQLINLPSSFGEMCNLTYVDLSANMLKSLPESFGSLTNLINLDLSSNRFSNLPNLVGNLTSLKILNVETNALEELPYTIGLCASLVELRLDFNNLKALPEGIGELEQLEILTFHYNRVKRLPSTIGNLSHLRELDASFNELESIPEKLCFGSKLEKLNVGKNFADLRSLPESLGKLEMLEELDISDNQIKILPDSFRFLSNLTKFRADQTPLEVPPMHITKMGAQAVVQYMADFVAERDAMSKQPKKKRGFCSYICPLLCFGVGSD; this comes from the exons ATGGCCTCCGTCCCGGCGACGACTAACCCGCCACACGCATGTGCAGAAACTGTTGATGAAATCACTAGAATCTACCAAACCCTCCCGCCGAGACCCTCCATCGAAGTGGTCGAGGCCGCCATCTCTGTAGTCCAGACAGTGGAAACAGAGAAAGCTCTTCAATTGGAGGACATTTCAAAGCAAGCGCCTCCAGAGGATGTGCCCCCTGAAATCTTTTCCGTGCTGCAAGAAGTTCGGAAATCAATGGTACTGTTTCGATGCCTTGAGCAGAAGAAGGAGGCGGCGCACTTGATCGAGCAAGACAAAATTTTTCAGGTGTTTGATGAGCTCATCCAGAAGGTTTCTGCGATGGTTTCTGGGGATGACTATGTGGAGAAAGAGTATGATTCGGGTTCTGTTGATGATGAATTCGAGGAAAGTGTTGTGAGGACTGCGAAAACTTGCGATGAAGTTGACTCCAAGAGAGTGAATGAATTCAAAGGTTCTTTgccaatattttctaaaacagATGCAATTGTCCCATCTTCAG CTAAAGAAGAGGCAGAAGCAGAAAAATTGGATCTGCTGGACTTGGCTGCAGTAATCGAGAATTCTGCTAGAAAGAAAGCAAATATTTTAGACCTTCGGGGCAAATTGGTAGACAAAGTCGAATGGCTTCCTCTATCTCTTGGGAAGTTATCAACACTCACAGAGCTATATCTATCTGAAAACCGTATCATGGCTCTTCCGACATCCATAGCTGATCTTAGCGCCTTGATGATACTTGATGCCCATGGCAACCAACTTATAAACCTTCCCTCTTCTTTTGGTGAAATGTGTAATTTGACCTATGTGGATCTCTCTGCAAATATGCTAAAATCACTTCCCGAGTCTTTTGGGAGCTTGACCAATCTAATTAATCTAGATTTAAGTTCAAACCGCTTCTCGAATTTGCCAAATCTAGTTGGGAATCTAACTTCTTTAAAGATCTTGAATGTGGAGACAAATGCTCTCGAAGAACTTCCTTACACGATTGGGTTATGCGCTTCACTTGTAGAACTGAGATTGGATTTCAATAATCTCAAGGCTCTTCCTGAGGGAATTGGAGAGCTTGAACAGTTAGAGATCCTGACTTTTCACTACAACAGGGTCAAAAGATTACCATCAACCATTGGGAATCTTTCGCACTTGAGAGAACTCGACGCTAGCTTCAATGAACTTGAAAGCATACCCGAAAAACTTTGTTTTGGTTCAAAGTTGGAGAAACTGAATGTGGGGAAAAATTTTGCTGACCTAAGATCATTGCCAGAATCACTTGGAAAGCTTGAGATGCTAGAAGAGCTCGACATAAGTGacaatcaaatcaaaatctTGCCTGATTCCTTTAGATTTCTGTCAAACTTGACAAAATTTCGAGCTGATCAAACTCCATTGGAAGTGCCACCGATGCATATAACGAAAATGGGCGCGCAG GCTGTTGTACAATATATGGCTGATTTTGTTGCTGAGAGGGATGCAATGTCTAAACAGCCGAAGAAGAAAAGAGGTTTCTGTTCTTATATATGCCCACTCCTCTGCTTTGGTGTTGGAAGTGATTAA
- the LOC142504839 gene encoding sugar carrier protein A-like, with protein MPGGSIGAAGVPKERAEEYKGRVTGYVIIACVVAAVGGSLFGYDIGISGGVTSMDGFLEKFFPAVYRNKKHAHENNYCKYNNQKLAAFTSSLYLAGLVSSLVASPITRRFGRRGSIICGGICFMIGAALDASAVNIVMLILGRIMLGFGIGFGNQAVPLYLSEMAPTHLRGGLNMMFQLATTLGIFTANMINYGTEKIRPWGWRLSLGLAAVPAILMTIGGILLPETPNSLIERGYQEKGKKVLEKIRGTSDVHAELEDIIDASELANSIEHPFRNILEKRNRPQLVMAIFMPTFQILTGINSILFYAPVLFQSIGFGGNASLYSSALTGAVLASSTFISIATVDKWGRRVLLISGGIQMVVCQVIVAVILGLKFGSDKELSKSYSILVVVVICLFVTAFGWSWGPLGWTVPSEIFPLEIRSAGQSITVAVNLFFTFIIGQSFLSLLCAFKFGIFLFFAGWITIMTIFVYFFLPETKGVPIEEMIFLWKKHWFWKRIVFR; from the exons ATGCCAGGGGGTTCGATTGGGGCGGCCGGAGTACCCAAGGAGAGGGCCGAGGAATACAAAGGAAGGGTCACTGGTTATGTGATCATTGCTTGTGTTGTTGCCGCCGTTGGCGGATCACTCTTCGGCTATGATATTGGGATTTCAG GAGGAGTCACATCCATGGATGGATTTCTTGAGAAATTCTTCCCGGCTGTGTACAGAAACAAGAAGCATGCTCATGAGAACAATTACTGCAAATACAATAACCAAAAACTTGCAGCATTTACTTCATCACTTTATCTTGCTGGTTTGGTGTCTTCTTTGGTTGCTTCCCCGATCACTAGGAGATTTGGCCGTCGAGGGAGTATAATATGTGGTGGTATATGTTTCATGATAGGAGCTGCACTTGATGCTTCTGCAGTAAATATTGTCATGCTCATTTTAGGCCGAATCATGCTCGGGTTTGGTATTGGGTTTGGCAACCAG GCAGTGCCGCTATATTTGTCAGAGATGGCACCAACCCATCTGCGAGGAGGCCTTAATATGATGTTCCAGTTGGCCACAACACTAGGAATTTTCACGGCCAATATGATAAATTATGGAACAGAAAAGATTCGTCCTTGGGGATGGAGGCTGTCCTTGGGGCTTGCTGCAGTACCGGCAATCTTGATGACAATTGGAGGAATCCTACTACCCGAAACGCCAAACAGTCTAATCGAGAGAGGTTAccaagaaaaaggaaaaaaagttCTTGAAAAGATCAGAGGCACAAGTGATGTGCATGCCGAGTTGGAAGACATAATTGATGCGAGTGAACTTGCAAATTCCATTGAGCATCCATTTAGAAATATACTCGAGAAGAGAAACCGACCACAGTTAGTGATGGCGATTTTTATGCCAACTTTTCAGATACTCACGGGCATAAACTCCATTCTTTTCTATGCACCAGTCCTGTTTCAGAGTATAGGATTTGGCGGAAATGCATCACTTTACTCTTCAGCTTTGACGGGAGCTGTTCTTGCTTCATCAACCTTTATCTCTATTGCAACGGTTGACAAATGGGGCCGTAGAGTTTTGCTGATAAGCGGAGGAATACAAATGGTTGTGTGTCAG GTGATAGTTGCAGTAATACTTGGACTCAAATTCGGCAGCGACAAGGAACTTTCCAAGAGCTACTCAATACTAGTGGTGGTAGTAATCTGCCTGTTTGTGACAGCATTCGGATGGTCGTGGGGCCCCCTCGGCTGGACCGTGCCGAGTGAAATATTCCCATTAGAGATACGATCAGCTGGACAAAGCATAACAGTAGCAGTAAACCTTTTCTTTACATTCATAATTGGCCAGTCCTTCCTCTCCCTGTTGTGTGCCTTCAAGTTCGGGATATTCCTCTTCTTCGCTGGCTGGATTACAATTATGACCATCTTTGTGTACTTTTTCTTGCCTGAGACTAAGGGTGTTCCCATAGAAGAGATGATTTTCTTGTGGAAAAAGCATTGGTTTTGGAAAAGAATTGTGTTTAGATGA
- the LOC142504788 gene encoding transmembrane 9 superfamily member 11-like: MECITNFKIWVLLVSMAFVHLGHGFYLPGSYPHKYAVGDALNMKVNSLTSIETEMPFSYYSLPFCQPEEIKDSAENLGELLMGDRIENSPYRFKMYTNQTEIFLCHTKPLSSEETKLLKKRIDEMYQVNVILDNLPAIRYVQKDGITLRWTGYLVGAKTLDGYFLFNHLKFTVLVHKYEEPNVAHVMGTGDAAEMIPTGGNSGSEAPGYMVVGFEVEPCSFRHNADFVKKLDVYDKYPASIKCDGSAPAMAIKENEPLVFTYEVSFVERDIKWPSRWDAYLKMEGAKVHWFSILNSLMVVTFLAGIVLVIFLRTVRRDLTRYEELDKEAQAQMNEELSGWKLIVGDVFRVPTNPSLLCVMVGDGVQIIGMAVVTILFSALGFMSPASRGTLITGMLFFYMILGIAAGYVAVRMWTTIFNGNKTGWVSVSWKVACFFPGISFLILTTLNFLLWGSHSTGAIPFSLFVVLILLWFCISVPLTLVGGYYGAKAPHFEYPVRTNQIPREIPPQKYPSWLLVLGAGTLPFGTLFIELFFIMSSIWMGRVYYVFGFLLIVLMLLVVVCAEVSLVLTYMHLCVEDWKWWWKSFFASGSVALYIFLYSINYLIFDLKSLNGPVSATLYLGYSLFMVLAIMLATGTVGLLSSFWFVHYLFSSVKLD; this comes from the coding sequence ATGGAATGTATTACCAATTTCAAGATCTGGGTCTTGCTTGTTTCCATGGCGTTCGTTCACCTAGGGCACGGGTTTTACCTCCCTGGTAGTTATCCTCACAAATATGCAGTGGGGGATGCGTTGAATATGAAGGTCAATTCTTTGACTTCAATAGAGACTGAGATGCCCTTTAGCTACTACAGTTTACCGTTTTGTCAGCCAGAAGAGATCAAGGACAGTGCGGAGAATCTTGGTGAGCTGCTTATGGGAGATAGGATTGAGAATTCTCCATATAGGTTTAAGATGTACACGAATCAGACCGAGATTTTCCTGTGCCATACTAAGCCTTTGTCGTCCGAGGAAACAAAACTTCTGAAAAAGAGGATTGATGAGATGTATCAGGTCAATGTGATTCTTGATAACTTGCCTGCTATTCGGTATGTTCAGAAGGATGGAATTACGTTGAGGTGGACTGGTTACCTAGTTGGTGCTAAGACGCTGGATGGCTACTTTTTGTTTAATCACTTGAAATTTACAGTCCTTGTACATAAATACGAGGAGCCCAATGTGGCTCATGTTATGGGTACTGGGGATGCGGCTGAGATGATACCTACTGGTGGAAACTCAGGTTCCGAAGCACCTGGGTACATGGTTGTTGGTTTTGAGGTGGAGCCTTGTAGTTTCAGGCACAATGCTGACTTTGTGAAGAAATTGGACGTGTATGACAAGTACCCAGCATCAATTAAATGTGATGGGAGTGCACCTGCCATGGCTATTAAAGAGAACGAGCCACTGGTTTTTACATATGAGGTGTCATTTGTTGAGAGGGACATCAAGTGGCCGTCAAGATGGGATGCGTATTTGAAAATGGAAGGAGCGAAAGTTCATTGGTTCTCGATTCTGAACTCCCTCATGGTAGTCACTTTCTTGGCCGGAATTGTTCTTGTAATATTTTTGAGGACTGTTAGGCGAGATCTTACTCGGTACGAGGAGCTCGACAAGGAAGCTCAAGCCCAGATGAACGAGGAGTTGTCTGGATGGAAACTCATTGTGGGTGATGTTTTTCGTGTGCCTACTAATCCGTCCCTTTTGTGCGTGATGGTTGGAGATGGAGTTCAGATTATTGGAATGGCTGTTGTGACGATCTTGTTTTCTGCCCTTGGATTTATGTCCCCAGCATCCCGTGGTACACTGATAACTGGTATGCTGTTTTTCTACATGATTCTTGGAATCGCTGCTGGATATGTTGCAGTTCGGATGTGGACAACTATCTTCAATGGAAATAAAACGGGATGGGTTTCAGTCTCGTGGAAGGTTGCTTGTTTCTTCCCTGGTATATCCTTCCTCATTCTTACAACTTTGAATTTCCTATTATGGGGTAGTCACAGCACAGGAGCAATTCCATTTTCATTGTTTGTCGTACTTATTTTGCTGTGGTTCTGTATCTCGGTTCCGCTCACCCTCGTTGGTGGTTACTATGGTGCAAAGGCgcctcattttgaatatcctGTTCGAACTAACCAAATTCCCCGCGAAATCCCTCCTCAGAAGTACCCATCTTGGCTTTTGGTTCTTGGGGCTGGAACCCTTCCTTTTGGAACACTTTTCATCGAGCTTTTCTTCATCATGTCAAGCATCTGGATGGGTCGCGTGTACTATGTTTTTGGATTTCTCCTCATAGTTCTTATGCTTTTGGTGGTAGTCTGTGCTGAAGTATCCCTTGTTCTCACTTACATGCATCTTTGTGTGGAAGATTGGAAATGGTGGTGGAAATCTTTCTTTGCTTCCGGTTCTGTCGCGCTATACATTTTCTTGTACTCTATCAACTACCTGATATTTGATCTTAAGAGCTTGAATGGTCCTGTCTCTGCAACCCTTTACTTGGGTTATTCACTCTTCATGGTCCTAGCCATTATGCTCGCTACTGGCACGGTTGGCCTTCTTTCATCATTCTGGTTTGTGCATTACTTGTTTTCTTCCGTGAAGCTGGACTAA